A genomic window from Camelina sativa cultivar DH55 chromosome 2, Cs, whole genome shotgun sequence includes:
- the LOC104731612 gene encoding LOW QUALITY PROTEIN: uncharacterized protein LOC104731612 (The sequence of the model RefSeq protein was modified relative to this genomic sequence to represent the inferred CDS: substituted 1 base at 1 genomic stop codon) yields the protein MSLLLNQPLNLCFRRKPTFVRSSPLLANGLSTSLLQTPPCTIIDADPCGKGLGKLLIYYHNECLFTSLEKKVPMELVDNPMVVIGSSHGWIATLKEDGILRLQDDLNPHASYTDTKRIPLPPLVTLPHCQTQIVTNVSMSSSSPEDEDCVVAIXFLGPQLSFCRPAQSNSEWINIRIANPCFYSSRVMFSERHGMFCILGAGGHIIASWDLLHTHKQNPKFQRIRFRNLPKMTKTKRELMDSCYKREHLVESRTTGETFLVKWYRKAVWRGMSKLSTKALMVFKLDDKGNAVYTRDIGDLCIFLSKSEPFCVPISSFPGMIFPNQVEIADVGETGFFHLPDSFIGAHNTIIGPGYHIPPQNIN from the coding sequence atgtctcttcttctcaacCAGCCCTTGAACCTATGCTTTCGTAGGAAACCTACGTTTGTAAGATCCTCCCCACTTCTCGCTAATGGCTTATCAACTTCCTTGTTGCAAACCCCTCCTTGTACCATCATTGACGCTGATCCTTGTGGAAAGGGTCTCGGAAAACTCTTGATTTACTATCATAATGAATGTTTGTTCACTAGTTTGGAAAAGAAGGTGCCCATGGAGTTGGTGGATAATCCAATGGTAGTGATCGGGTCATCCCATGGCTGGATAGCAACTTTGAAGGAAGATGGAATACTGCGTCTCCAAGACGATCTAAACCCACATGCATCGTATACAGATACTAAGCGCATTCCCCTGCCTCCTCTTGTAACTCTGCCTCATTGCCAAACTCAGATCGTCACCAATGTGTCAATGTCGTCCTCTTCTCCAGAGGATGAGGACTGTGTTGTGGCTATATAGTTCTTGGGACCTCAGCTAAGCTTTTGCAGACCCGCTCAAAGTAACTCGGAGTGGATCAACATCAGAATCGCAAACCCTTGCTTCTACTCCTCCCGTGTCATGTTTTCGGAGAGACATGGTATGTTTTGCATACTCGGAGCTGGAGGGCATATCATTGCATCATGGGATCTCctccacacacacaaacaaaatccCAAGTTCCAGAGGATACGGTTCAGAAACCTTCCCAAGATGACGAAGACCAAACGGGAGCTTATGGATTCGTGCTACAAACGCGAGCACTTGGTTGAGTCAAGAACCACCGGTGAGACTTTCTTGGTCAAGTGGTACAGGAAGGCCGTCTGGAGAGGTATGTCGAAATTGAGTACAAAAGCTTTAATGGTGTTCAAGCTTGATGACAAAGGAAATGCTGTATACACTCGAGACATCGGAGATCTCTGCATTTTCCTCTCAAAGTCTGAACCATTTTGTGTGCCTATTAGCTCCTTTCCCGGCATGATTTTCCCTAACCAAGTAGAAATAGCGGATGTCGGCGAAACCGGATTTTTCCATCTGCCTGATTCCTTCATCGGTGCTCATAATACTATAATCGGTCCCGGTTACCATATTCCACCTCAAAATATAAACTAG